A region of Caldibacillus debilis DSM 16016 DNA encodes the following proteins:
- a CDS encoding Crp/Fnr family transcriptional regulator, protein MELKAKLKRHCLFVDLPEEILADLETNAQIKTFRKGDHIFFHGEEQLAVYFIIGGIVKIYRTDAKGREQILSVLNEGELFPHTGFFQKISYPGNAVAVQEAELAYFLLEDFETLILKHGELCIRLFRTLEKKIMELQNRLEDQLSNNAYEQVAKLLLRLTEQYGENLGGEKVRLRIPLSHKEMAQIIGTTRETVSRTFSGLKRKNIVFHDDTGAFYIVNREKLAKELDPGREGETES, encoded by the coding sequence ATGGAACTGAAAGCCAAACTAAAGCGGCATTGCCTTTTTGTTGACTTGCCTGAGGAAATATTGGCGGATTTGGAAACAAACGCTCAAATAAAAACCTTTCGGAAGGGCGATCATATTTTTTTCCACGGGGAAGAACAGCTGGCGGTGTACTTCATCATCGGGGGGATCGTGAAGATCTACCGGACCGATGCGAAAGGCCGGGAACAAATCCTTTCCGTATTGAACGAAGGGGAGCTGTTCCCCCATACCGGGTTTTTCCAAAAAATTTCCTATCCCGGAAACGCCGTGGCCGTTCAGGAAGCGGAATTGGCCTATTTCCTGCTGGAAGATTTTGAAACCCTTATCTTGAAACATGGCGAACTTTGCATCAGACTGTTCCGGACGTTGGAAAAGAAAATCATGGAACTGCAAAACCGCCTTGAAGATCAATTGTCAAACAATGCCTATGAGCAAGTGGCGAAATTGCTTTTGCGGCTGACGGAACAATACGGGGAAAACCTCGGCGGAGAGAAAGTGCGGCTAAGGATTCCCCTGTCCCATAAAGAAATGGCCCAAATCATCGGCACGACGAGGGAGACGGTGAGCCGGACCTTTTCCGGTTTAAAACGGAAGAACATCGTTTTCCACGACGATACCGGCGCCTTTTACATCGTCAACCGGGAAAAGTTGGCGAAGGAATTGGACCCGGGACGGGAAGGAGAGACTGAATCGTGA